From the genome of Rhizobium binae, one region includes:
- a CDS encoding DoxX family protein, with the protein MSTFERLSAYRPYGLAALRIITALLFIEHGTMKLFGFPASQMSGSLPPLMLFAALLELVGGVLILVGLLTRPVAFLLAGEMAVAYFMAHAPNSFFPAINQGDAAILFCFVFLYLFFSGPGALAVDNRKTA; encoded by the coding sequence ATGTCAACTTTCGAGCGTCTTTCCGCCTATCGCCCCTATGGGCTGGCCGCTCTCAGAATCATCACCGCGCTGCTGTTCATCGAACACGGCACGATGAAGCTTTTCGGCTTTCCTGCTTCGCAGATGTCCGGATCGCTGCCGCCGCTGATGCTGTTCGCGGCTCTTCTCGAGCTTGTCGGCGGCGTCCTCATTCTCGTCGGCCTGCTGACGCGTCCGGTCGCCTTCCTGCTTGCCGGCGAAATGGCGGTCGCCTATTTCATGGCGCATGCGCCGAACAGTTTCTTCCCTGCTATCAACCAGGGCGACGCTGCGATCCTGTTCTGCTTCGTCTTCCTCTACCTGTTTTTCTCCGGTCCCGGCGCTCTTGCCGTCGATAACCGCAAGACGGCCTGA
- a CDS encoding acyl-CoA carboxylase subunit beta, translating to MKEILEELERRRGIARLGGGKTRIEAQHKRGKLTARERIDLFLDEGSFEEFDMFVEHRSTDFGMDKSRIAGDGVVTGWGTVNGRTVFVFAKDFTVFGGSLSEAHAEKIMKVQDMALKNRAPIVGIYDAGGARIQEGVAALGGYAEVFQRNVLASGVIPQISVIMGPCAGGDVYSPAMTDFIFMVRDTSYMFVTGPDVVKTVTNETVTAEELGGAVVHTTRSSIADGAYDNDVETLLQVRRLIDFLPLSNTAPLPEIECYQSVTETDASLDTLVPASANKPYDIKELIRKVADEGDFFEIQASFAGNIVCGFGRIEGSTVGFVANQPMVLAGVLDSDASRKAARFVRFCDCFNIPIVTFVDVPGFLPGTAQEYGGLIKHGAKLLFAYAEATVPKLTVITRKAFGGAYDVMASKHLRGDLNYAWPTAQIAVMGAKGAVEIIFRKDIADPEKIAEHTKMYEDRFLSPFVAAERGYVDEVIMPHSTRRRLARGLKMLRNKDLANPWKKHDNIPL from the coding sequence ATGAAGGAAATTCTCGAAGAACTGGAACGCCGCCGCGGCATTGCCCGCCTGGGCGGCGGCAAGACGCGTATCGAGGCCCAGCATAAGCGTGGCAAGCTGACCGCGCGCGAGCGCATCGACCTCTTCCTCGACGAAGGCTCCTTCGAGGAGTTCGACATGTTCGTCGAACATCGCTCGACCGATTTCGGGATGGACAAGAGCCGTATCGCCGGCGACGGCGTCGTCACCGGCTGGGGTACAGTCAACGGCCGCACGGTCTTCGTCTTCGCCAAGGACTTCACCGTCTTCGGCGGTTCGCTTTCGGAGGCGCATGCCGAGAAGATCATGAAGGTGCAGGACATGGCGCTGAAGAACCGCGCCCCGATCGTCGGCATCTATGATGCAGGCGGCGCCCGCATCCAGGAAGGCGTGGCGGCACTTGGCGGTTATGCCGAGGTGTTCCAGCGTAACGTGCTGGCTTCCGGCGTCATCCCGCAGATTTCGGTGATCATGGGGCCTTGTGCCGGCGGCGACGTCTATTCGCCTGCGATGACCGATTTCATCTTCATGGTGCGCGATACATCCTACATGTTCGTCACCGGCCCCGATGTGGTGAAAACAGTCACCAACGAGACGGTAACCGCTGAAGAGCTCGGCGGCGCCGTGGTGCACACGACGCGCTCATCGATCGCCGACGGCGCCTATGACAATGATGTCGAGACGCTGCTGCAAGTGCGCCGACTGATCGATTTCCTGCCGCTTTCGAATACCGCGCCGTTGCCAGAGATCGAATGTTACCAGTCTGTGACGGAGACCGACGCCTCACTCGATACGCTGGTACCGGCGAGCGCAAACAAGCCTTACGACATCAAGGAACTGATCCGGAAGGTGGCGGACGAGGGGGATTTCTTCGAGATCCAGGCGAGCTTTGCCGGAAACATCGTCTGCGGCTTCGGCCGTATCGAAGGCTCCACCGTCGGTTTCGTCGCCAACCAGCCGATGGTGCTGGCCGGCGTGCTCGACAGCGACGCGTCGCGCAAAGCCGCCCGCTTCGTGCGCTTCTGCGACTGCTTCAACATTCCGATCGTCACCTTCGTCGACGTGCCGGGCTTCCTGCCGGGCACTGCGCAGGAATATGGCGGGTTGATCAAGCATGGCGCCAAGCTGCTTTTTGCCTATGCGGAGGCGACGGTGCCGAAGCTCACCGTCATCACCCGCAAGGCCTTCGGCGGCGCCTATGACGTGATGGCGTCGAAGCATCTGCGCGGCGACTTGAACTATGCCTGGCCGACGGCGCAGATCGCCGTGATGGGTGCCAAGGGCGCCGTCGAGATCATCTTCCGCAAGGATATCGCCGATCCTGAGAAGATCGCCGAACATACGAAAATGTACGAGGACCGGTTCCTTTCACCCTTCGTCGCCGCCGAGCGCGGTTATGTCGACGAGGTGATCATGCCGCATTCGACCCGGCGGCGGCTGGCGCGCGGCCTGAAGATGCTGCGCAACAAGGATCTCGCCAATCCCTGGAAGAAACACGACAACATCCCGCTCTAA
- a CDS encoding calponin homology domain-containing protein, with protein sequence MNWLRSCFCRAALVCIALTACANLLGPKPAAPLYDVRSAVVLSGPNMPAELLSGINDRVNAAINATVRDTMLPRVVLTIRVVSIQKGLGFQKDRNVAKISVDAASVEDGSVIAVSAFDVTSMAADPKLADDIIAEDVAARIRSVFSLSGRSR encoded by the coding sequence ATGAATTGGCTGAGGTCGTGTTTTTGCCGAGCCGCACTCGTCTGTATTGCGCTCACGGCCTGCGCCAACCTTTTGGGCCCGAAGCCTGCGGCGCCGCTCTACGATGTGCGTAGTGCGGTCGTTCTCTCCGGACCGAACATGCCGGCCGAGCTGCTCTCCGGCATCAACGACCGCGTCAATGCCGCGATCAATGCCACCGTGCGTGATACCATGCTGCCGCGGGTTGTTCTGACGATCCGGGTGGTTTCCATCCAGAAAGGTCTCGGCTTCCAAAAGGACCGCAACGTCGCCAAGATCAGCGTCGACGCGGCTTCCGTGGAGGATGGGTCGGTGATCGCCGTCAGCGCCTTTGACGTGACCAGCATGGCCGCCGATCCCAAGCTTGCCGACGATATCATCGCCGAGGATGTGGCAGCCAGGATTCGCTCGGTTTTCTCGCTCAGCGGACGAAGCCGCTAG
- a CDS encoding ATP12 family chaperone protein: protein MRDLLNDHSEGLSHPDPIRRSQIQMKKPLPKRFYAEVAVAEHESGFSIALDGKMVRTPARQVLAVPTEALAQLVSAEWQAQGEEIDPVTMPATRLVNTALDGVATNAQATFEDILRFSSSDLLCYRADGPERLVERQRERWDPVLDWAANDLGARFILIEGVMHHEQPREATAAFAVTLARHQSPIALAALHTITTLTGSAILALALAEARLTVEEVWSLAHLDEDWTIEHWGRDEEAEERRAKRFVEFKAAADVFFALST, encoded by the coding sequence ATGCGCGATCTGCTGAACGATCATTCCGAAGGCCTGAGTCATCCCGATCCCATCCGCCGGTCGCAGATCCAGATGAAGAAGCCGCTGCCGAAGCGCTTCTACGCCGAAGTCGCTGTCGCCGAGCATGAGAGTGGTTTTTCGATTGCACTCGACGGCAAAATGGTCCGCACGCCGGCACGGCAGGTTCTCGCCGTGCCGACCGAGGCGCTCGCGCAGCTTGTCTCCGCCGAATGGCAGGCCCAGGGCGAGGAGATCGATCCCGTGACCATGCCGGCGACGCGGCTGGTCAATACCGCGCTCGACGGCGTGGCAACCAATGCCCAGGCAACCTTCGAAGATATCCTGCGCTTTTCCTCGAGCGACCTCCTCTGCTACCGCGCGGACGGCCCCGAACGGCTGGTCGAGCGCCAGCGTGAGCGCTGGGATCCGGTCCTCGACTGGGCGGCAAATGATCTGGGCGCCCGCTTCATCCTCATCGAAGGGGTGATGCACCATGAACAGCCGCGCGAGGCGACCGCAGCCTTCGCCGTGACGCTGGCGCGGCATCAGAGCCCGATTGCGCTCGCCGCTCTCCACACCATCACGACGCTGACCGGCTCGGCGATTCTGGCGCTCGCCTTGGCCGAGGCTCGGCTGACGGTCGAGGAGGTGTGGTCGCTTGCCCACCTCGACGAGGACTGGACAATCGAACATTGGGGGCGTGATGAGGAAGCCGAGGAGCGCCGCGCCAAGCGCTTTGTCGAGTTCAAGGCGGCGGCGGACGTTTTTTTCGCCCTAAGCACCTGA
- a CDS encoding HAD-IA family hydrolase encodes MKLALFDCDGTLVDSAGLIHETMRRTFEKFGKAEPRFEDTKAIIGLSLDIAIARMQGRPHVEQQDIDMTAHYKSLFTVVRQDLDYREPLFPGIREMIDAISGRENLLIGAVTGKSRRGLNLVMETHGFDQHFVVARTADDCPSKPHPAMVTECCDEIGMNARDAIVIGDAVYDMQMAKAAGAKAIGVAWGYASVDALIANGADAIAYHPNEILRHFS; translated from the coding sequence ATGAAACTTGCGCTTTTTGATTGCGACGGCACACTGGTCGACAGCGCCGGGCTGATCCACGAAACCATGCGCCGCACCTTCGAGAAGTTCGGCAAAGCGGAACCTCGGTTCGAGGACACCAAGGCCATTATCGGCCTGTCGCTAGATATCGCGATCGCCCGGATGCAGGGCAGGCCGCATGTCGAGCAGCAAGACATCGACATGACGGCGCATTATAAATCGCTGTTTACAGTTGTGCGTCAGGATCTCGACTACAGGGAGCCGCTGTTTCCCGGCATTCGCGAGATGATCGACGCGATCAGCGGCCGCGAGAACCTGCTGATCGGCGCGGTGACCGGCAAATCCCGGCGTGGGCTCAACCTCGTGATGGAGACGCACGGCTTCGACCAGCATTTCGTCGTTGCCCGCACTGCCGATGATTGCCCGTCCAAGCCGCATCCGGCCATGGTGACGGAATGCTGTGACGAAATCGGCATGAATGCGCGCGACGCCATTGTCATTGGCGACGCGGTTTACGATATGCAGATGGCAAAGGCCGCCGGTGCCAAGGCGATCGGCGTTGCCTGGGGCTATGCCAGCGTGGATGCGCTGATCGCCAATGGCGCCGATGCGATCGCCTATCATCCAAACGAGATATTGCGCCATTTTTCCTGA
- a CDS encoding RluA family pseudouridine synthase, giving the protein MAGIEHIKVEPDEAGMRLDRWFKVHFPGLGFGPLQKLLRSGQVRVDGGRVKSDARVQPGQMVRVPPLDVDAKLKSGPIAGKDLKHSSDFELLSRMVLHEDEKVIVLNKPPGLAVQGGSGVARHIDQMLEAWISPKGEKPRLVHRLDRDTSGVLVIARTRGAAQKLTAAFRERDTKKTYWSLVKGVPRKHEDKISTWLVKEPTADGDRMRIAKHGEDGADHAVSYYRVVETAAQRLAWLEMEPYTGRTHQLRVHALHIGHPIIGDPKYFDDDPNWDFPGGVQKRLHLHARHIDIPHPSGGRLRVTAPLPPHMVQSWNLLGFDENSAPILDDEA; this is encoded by the coding sequence ATGGCTGGCATAGAACATATCAAGGTTGAACCCGACGAAGCCGGCATGCGGCTCGATCGCTGGTTCAAGGTACATTTTCCCGGGCTCGGCTTCGGTCCGCTGCAGAAGCTCTTGCGCTCCGGCCAGGTGCGCGTCGACGGCGGCCGTGTCAAATCGGATGCGCGCGTGCAGCCCGGCCAGATGGTGCGCGTGCCGCCGCTCGATGTCGACGCGAAGCTGAAATCCGGTCCGATTGCCGGCAAGGATCTCAAGCACTCCAGCGACTTCGAACTCCTGTCGCGCATGGTGCTGCATGAGGACGAAAAGGTGATCGTCCTCAACAAGCCGCCCGGGCTTGCGGTGCAGGGCGGCTCGGGCGTCGCCAGGCATATCGACCAGATGCTCGAAGCATGGATCAGCCCCAAAGGCGAAAAGCCGCGGCTCGTCCACCGCCTGGACCGCGACACATCGGGTGTTCTTGTCATCGCCCGAACGCGCGGCGCCGCCCAGAAACTGACGGCCGCCTTCCGCGAGCGTGACACCAAGAAGACCTACTGGTCACTGGTCAAGGGAGTGCCGCGCAAGCACGAGGACAAGATCTCGACCTGGCTCGTCAAGGAGCCGACCGCCGACGGCGACCGGATGCGGATTGCCAAGCACGGCGAGGACGGGGCCGACCACGCCGTCTCCTACTACCGCGTCGTCGAGACTGCCGCCCAGCGTCTCGCATGGCTGGAGATGGAGCCCTATACGGGGCGAACGCACCAGCTCCGTGTTCATGCGCTTCATATCGGCCATCCGATTATCGGCGACCCCAAATACTTCGATGATGATCCGAACTGGGATTTTCCAGGCGGCGTTCAGAAACGTCTGCATCTGCACGCTCGCCATATCGATATCCCGCATCCCTCGGGCGGGCGGCTGCGCGTGACCGCGCCTTTGCCGCCGCATATGGTGCAGAGCTGGAACCTGCTCGGCTTTGATGAAAACTCGGCTCCTATCCTGGATGATGAAGCATGA
- the crcB gene encoding fluoride efflux transporter CrcB: protein MIQALLVALGGAIGSVLRYYVGQWALRLVGPAFPWGTLAVNVVGCFVIGVFAELIARKFNASLELRLLLITGFLGGFTTFSAFSLDAIYLFERGEAVAGGIYIAASVGLSMAAVIAGLAVMRALA, encoded by the coding sequence ATGATTCAGGCTCTCCTTGTCGCCCTCGGCGGCGCTATCGGTTCCGTGCTCAGATATTACGTCGGCCAATGGGCGCTGAGGCTCGTGGGGCCCGCCTTTCCCTGGGGCACGCTCGCCGTCAATGTGGTCGGCTGCTTTGTCATCGGCGTCTTTGCCGAGCTGATCGCGCGCAAGTTCAACGCCTCGCTAGAGCTGCGCCTTTTGCTGATTACCGGCTTTCTCGGTGGCTTCACCACCTTCTCGGCCTTCTCGCTGGATGCGATCTACTTGTTCGAGCGCGGTGAGGCCGTCGCCGGCGGGATCTACATCGCTGCAAGCGTCGGGCTTTCGATGGCGGCTGTCATCGCCGGGCTTGCCGTGATGCGCGCTTTGGCTTGA
- a CDS encoding copper chaperone PCu(A)C — MKTIKTFGKTFPLAALLSATAFAGAEAHVSFLDKEVSQESTIIATLQVPHGCDGKATTEVRVKLPEGFILAKPQPKAGWELEVIKGDYQKTYDNHGDKLKTGAVEIRWKNGNLSDDFYDTFVIQGKVSGVEAGTSLAFPVIQMCGDAVAAWDQVAEEGSDPHGIKSPAPLLEVVAGNSHGHDHDMPGMDMTGKAGMDMTGMPAAASAGETVKAGDLEISGGFAKAMLPGQPVGGGFFTVKNSGQTDDRLVSVTSPAAGEVQLHAMETKDNVMRMRELKDGIVIAAGETVKLEPGNLHLMFQKVKTPFKQGDTVPVTLTFEKAGKVDLVLQVLSAQGK, encoded by the coding sequence ATGAAGACCATCAAGACATTTGGCAAGACATTCCCGCTTGCCGCCCTTCTTTCTGCAACCGCCTTTGCCGGCGCCGAGGCGCATGTGAGCTTTCTCGACAAGGAGGTGAGCCAGGAAAGCACCATTATCGCCACGCTACAGGTGCCACATGGCTGCGACGGCAAGGCGACCACCGAGGTGCGGGTCAAGCTGCCGGAAGGCTTCATCTTGGCCAAGCCGCAGCCGAAGGCCGGCTGGGAGCTCGAAGTGATCAAAGGCGACTACCAGAAGACCTATGACAATCACGGTGACAAGCTGAAGACGGGCGCGGTCGAGATTCGTTGGAAGAACGGCAATCTCTCTGACGATTTTTACGACACCTTCGTCATCCAGGGTAAGGTGTCAGGGGTTGAAGCCGGCACCTCGCTCGCCTTCCCGGTGATCCAGATGTGCGGCGATGCGGTCGCCGCCTGGGATCAGGTGGCGGAGGAGGGCAGCGACCCGCATGGGATAAAAAGCCCGGCGCCGCTCCTTGAGGTCGTCGCGGGCAATAGCCATGGTCACGACCACGACATGCCCGGCATGGACATGACCGGTAAGGCCGGCATGGACATGACCGGCATGCCGGCTGCAGCGTCGGCCGGCGAAACGGTCAAGGCCGGCGATCTCGAAATATCAGGCGGTTTCGCCAAGGCGATGCTGCCCGGTCAGCCGGTCGGCGGCGGCTTCTTCACGGTGAAGAATAGCGGCCAGACGGACGATCGCTTGGTGTCGGTAACCTCGCCGGCTGCCGGCGAGGTTCAACTCCATGCGATGGAAACCAAGGACAATGTCATGCGGATGCGGGAGCTGAAGGATGGCATCGTCATCGCTGCTGGCGAAACCGTCAAGCTCGAGCCCGGCAATTTGCATCTGATGTTCCAGAAGGTGAAAACGCCGTTCAAGCAGGGCGATACCGTGCCCGTGACGCTGACCTTCGAGAAGGCCGGCAAGGTCGACCTGGTGCTGCAGGTGCTGTCGGCCCAGGGCAAGTGA
- the gcvT gene encoding glycine cleavage system aminomethyltransferase GcvT, translated as MDDTAALKKTPLHALHLSLGARMVPFAGYDMPVQYPAGVMKEHLHTRTEAGLFDVSHMGQVIVKAKSGSYEDAALALESLVPVDILGLAEGRQRYGFFTDDTGGILDDLMITHLDDHLFVVVNASCKEADLAHLQAHIGDRCDITLLNRALIALQGPRAVEVLAELWADVAAMKFMDVRHCRLHDVSCLVSRSGYSGEDGFEISIPADKAEDVTMRLLEHPDVQAIGLGARDSLRLEAGLCLFGNDIDTTTSPVEAALEWAMQKARRAGGVRAGGFPGSGRILSELENGAARRRVGLKPEGKAPVRGHARLYAEAEGRTEIGEVTSGGFGPSVEGPVAMGYVPLSHAAVGTLVYAEVRGKFLPVTVSALPFVKPTYKR; from the coding sequence TTGGACGATACTGCTGCCCTGAAGAAAACCCCGCTGCATGCCCTGCATCTTTCGCTCGGCGCCCGCATGGTGCCATTCGCGGGTTACGACATGCCGGTGCAATATCCCGCCGGCGTGATGAAGGAGCATCTTCACACCCGTACAGAGGCCGGCCTCTTCGACGTCTCGCATATGGGCCAGGTCATCGTGAAAGCGAAGTCGGGCAGCTATGAGGATGCGGCGCTGGCGCTCGAAAGCCTGGTGCCGGTCGACATCCTCGGCCTCGCCGAGGGTCGCCAGCGCTACGGCTTCTTCACCGACGACACCGGCGGCATTCTCGACGATCTGATGATCACCCATCTCGACGACCACCTCTTCGTCGTCGTCAACGCCTCCTGCAAGGAAGCCGACCTCGCCCACCTCCAGGCCCATATTGGCGACCGGTGCGACATCACGCTTCTGAATCGCGCTTTGATCGCGCTGCAAGGGCCGCGCGCCGTCGAGGTTCTCGCCGAACTCTGGGCCGATGTCGCGGCGATGAAGTTCATGGATGTGCGCCACTGCCGTCTGCACGACGTTTCCTGTCTCGTCTCGCGTTCGGGCTATAGCGGTGAGGATGGCTTCGAAATCTCGATTCCCGCCGATAAGGCCGAGGATGTCACCATGCGGTTGCTCGAACATCCCGACGTTCAGGCGATCGGTCTCGGCGCCCGTGATTCGCTGCGCCTGGAAGCCGGCCTCTGCCTCTTTGGCAACGATATCGACACGACCACCTCGCCGGTCGAGGCCGCGCTGGAATGGGCGATGCAGAAGGCGCGGCGCGCCGGCGGCGTCCGCGCCGGCGGCTTTCCAGGTTCCGGCCGCATTCTCTCCGAACTCGAAAACGGCGCCGCCCGCCGCCGCGTCGGCCTGAAGCCGGAAGGCAAGGCGCCGGTGCGCGGCCATGCCAGGCTCTATGCCGAAGCCGAAGGCCGGACCGAAATCGGCGAAGTCACCTCGGGCGGCTTCGGCCCCAGCGTCGAGGGCCCTGTCGCCATGGGCTATGTGCCGTTATCTCACGCTGCCGTGGGCACGCTGGTCTATGCTGAAGTCCGCGGCAAGTTCCTGCCCGTCACAGTCTCCGCCCTGCCCTTCGTCAAGCCGACTTACAAACGCTGA
- the gcvH gene encoding glycine cleavage system protein GcvH, producing the protein MLKFTAEHEWLELDGDVATVGITTFAVEQLGDLVFVELPEVGKSFAKNDDAATVESVKAASEVYCPLDGEITEVNEAIVADPSLVNSDPQGAGWFFKLKLKNRADADGLLDEAAYKELTA; encoded by the coding sequence ATGCTGAAATTTACCGCTGAACATGAATGGCTCGAGCTTGACGGCGATGTCGCGACCGTCGGCATCACCACCTTTGCCGTCGAACAGCTCGGCGATCTCGTCTTCGTCGAGCTGCCGGAAGTCGGCAAGAGCTTCGCGAAGAACGACGATGCCGCGACCGTCGAATCCGTCAAGGCTGCTTCCGAAGTCTATTGTCCGCTCGATGGCGAAATCACCGAGGTCAACGAGGCGATCGTCGCCGATCCCTCGCTCGTCAACTCCGACCCACAGGGCGCCGGCTGGTTCTTCAAGCTGAAGCTCAAGAACCGTGCCGATGCCGACGGCCTGCTCGACGAGGCGGCCTATAAGGAGCTCACCGCGTAA
- the gcvP gene encoding aminomethyl-transferring glycine dehydrogenase — translation MTTPTEFQFTDYQPYDFANRRHIGPSPAEMNDMLKVIGYNSLDGLIDATLPPSIRQKAPLVWGAPMTEREALDKLRETANKNKVLVSLIGQGYYGTITPPVIQRNILENPAWYTAYTPYQPEISQGRLEALLNYQTMICDLTGLDVANASLLDEATAAAEGMAMAERVSKSKAKAFFVDADCHPQTIALIRTRAEPLGWSVIVGNPFTDLDPVDVFGAIFQYPGTHGHLHDFTGLIARLHQAGAISVVAADILALTLLKSPGEMGADIAVGSSQRFGVPVGYGGPHAAYMAVKDAIKRSMPGRLVGVSVDARGNRAYRLSLQTREQHIRREKATSNICTAQVLLAVMASMYTVFHGPDGIKAIAQQVHQKAVLMAKGLEKLGYKVEPESFFDTITVDVGHMQGLILRAAVAEGVNLRKVGETKIGMSLDERTRPATLEAVWRAFGGNFTIADFEPSYRLPKGLLRTTDYLTHPIFHMNRAESEMTRYIRRLSDRDLALDRAMIPLGSCTMKLNATAEMLPITWPEFSDIHPFVPADQALGYREMLDDLTEKLCAVTGYDAFSMQPNSGAQGEYAGLLTIRNYHIANGEGHRDVCLIPTSAHGTNPASAQMVGMKVVVVKVRENGDIDMEDFRAKAEEHAANLSCCMITYPSTHGVFEETVKEICDLVHKHGGQVYLDGANMNAMVGLSRPGDIGSDVSHLNLHKTFCIPHGGGGPGMGPIGVKAHLAPHLPGHPETDGRPGAVSAAAFGSASILPISWSYCLMMGGEGLTQATKVAILNANYIAARLKGAYDVLYKSKTGRVAHECIIDTRPLVDSAGVTVDDVAKRLIDCGFHAPTMSWPVAGTLMIEPTESETKAELDRFCEAMLAIREEARAIEEGRMDKANNPLKNAPHTVEDLVGEWDRPYSREQACFPPGAFRVDKYWSPVNRVDNVYGDRNLICTCPPVESYAEAAE, via the coding sequence ATGACGACGCCGACCGAATTCCAGTTCACCGATTACCAGCCCTACGACTTCGCCAATCGCCGTCACATCGGTCCCTCGCCCGCCGAAATGAACGATATGCTGAAGGTGATCGGCTACAACAGCCTCGACGGGCTGATCGACGCGACGCTGCCGCCCTCGATCCGCCAGAAGGCGCCCCTCGTCTGGGGCGCGCCGATGACCGAGCGCGAGGCGCTCGACAAGCTGCGCGAGACCGCCAACAAGAACAAGGTGCTGGTCTCGCTGATCGGCCAGGGCTACTACGGCACGATCACGCCGCCGGTCATCCAGCGGAACATCCTGGAGAATCCTGCCTGGTATACGGCTTACACGCCCTATCAGCCTGAGATCAGCCAGGGCCGGTTGGAAGCGCTCTTGAACTACCAGACGATGATCTGCGACTTGACCGGCCTCGATGTCGCCAACGCCTCGCTGCTCGACGAGGCGACCGCCGCTGCCGAAGGCATGGCGATGGCCGAGCGCGTCTCCAAATCGAAGGCGAAGGCTTTCTTCGTCGATGCCGACTGCCATCCCCAGACCATCGCCCTCATCCGCACCCGCGCCGAGCCGCTCGGCTGGAGCGTCATCGTCGGCAATCCCTTCACCGATCTCGATCCCGTCGACGTCTTCGGGGCGATCTTCCAGTATCCCGGCACCCATGGTCACCTGCATGATTTCACCGGCCTGATCGCACGCCTGCACCAGGCGGGCGCCATATCCGTCGTCGCCGCCGACATCCTGGCGCTGACGCTGTTGAAATCACCCGGCGAAATGGGCGCCGACATCGCCGTCGGCTCCTCGCAGCGCTTCGGCGTTCCCGTCGGCTACGGCGGCCCGCATGCCGCCTACATGGCGGTCAAGGACGCCATCAAACGCTCCATGCCCGGCCGCCTTGTCGGCGTTTCCGTCGACGCCCGTGGCAACCGCGCCTACCGCCTGTCGCTGCAGACCCGCGAACAGCATATCCGCCGCGAGAAGGCCACCTCGAACATCTGCACCGCCCAGGTGCTGCTTGCCGTCATGGCGTCGATGTATACGGTCTTCCACGGGCCTGATGGCATCAAGGCGATCGCCCAGCAGGTGCACCAGAAGGCCGTGCTGATGGCCAAGGGCCTGGAAAAGCTCGGCTATAAGGTTGAACCGGAAAGCTTCTTCGACACGATCACCGTCGATGTCGGCCACATGCAGGGGCTCATCCTGCGCGCCGCCGTCGCCGAGGGCGTCAATTTGCGCAAGGTCGGCGAGACGAAGATCGGCATGAGCCTCGACGAGCGCACGCGGCCCGCGACCCTCGAAGCTGTCTGGCGCGCCTTCGGCGGCAATTTCACGATCGCCGATTTCGAGCCCTCCTACCGCCTGCCGAAGGGCCTGCTCCGGACCACCGACTATCTCACTCATCCAATCTTTCACATGAACCGGGCCGAGAGCGAGATGACGCGTTATATTCGCCGGCTTTCCGACCGGGATCTCGCCCTCGACCGCGCCATGATTCCGCTCGGCTCCTGCACGATGAAGCTGAACGCAACGGCGGAAATGCTGCCGATCACCTGGCCTGAATTTTCCGATATCCATCCCTTCGTGCCGGCCGACCAGGCACTCGGTTATCGCGAAATGCTCGACGATCTGACGGAAAAGCTCTGCGCCGTTACCGGCTACGATGCCTTCTCGATGCAGCCGAATTCCGGCGCCCAAGGCGAATATGCCGGCCTTTTGACGATCCGCAACTACCACATCGCCAATGGCGAAGGGCATCGCGACGTCTGCCTGATCCCGACTTCCGCGCACGGCACCAATCCTGCCTCGGCGCAGATGGTCGGCATGAAGGTAGTCGTCGTCAAGGTGCGTGAGAATGGCGATATCGACATGGAGGACTTCCGCGCCAAGGCCGAGGAGCATGCGGCAAATCTTTCCTGCTGCATGATCACCTATCCCTCGACGCACGGCGTGTTCGAGGAGACGGTCAAGGAGATCTGCGATCTGGTGCACAAGCATGGCGGCCAGGTCTATCTCGATGGCGCCAACATGAACGCCATGGTCGGCCTGTCCCGCCCTGGTGACATCGGCTCCGACGTTTCCCATCTCAACCTGCACAAGACCTTCTGCATCCCGCATGGCGGCGGCGGCCCGGGCATGGGCCCGATCGGCGTCAAGGCCCATCTGGCCCCGCACCTGCCCGGTCATCCCGAGACCGACGGCCGTCCGGGCGCAGTTTCGGCCGCAGCCTTTGGGTCGGCTTCGATCCTGCCGATCTCCTGGAGCTATTGCCTGATGATGGGCGGCGAGGGCTTGACGCAGGCAACCAAGGTGGCGATCCTCAACGCCAACTATATCGCCGCCCGGCTGAAGGGTGCCTATGACGTACTCTACAAGTCGAAAACCGGCCGCGTCGCGCATGAATGCATCATCGACACGCGGCCGCTGGTCGACAGCGCCGGCGTCACCGTCGACGATGTCGCCAAGCGGCTGATCGACTGCGGCTTCCATGCACCGACCATGAGCTGGCCGGTGGCAGGCACGCTGATGATCGAGCCGACGGAAAGCGAGACCAAGGCCGAGCTCGATCGTTTCTGCGAGGCGATGCTGGCGATCCGCGAGGAAGCGCGCGCCATCGAGGAAGGCCGCATGGACAAGGCAAACAACCCGCTGAAGAATGCCCCGCACACGGTGGAAGACCTTGTCGGCGAATGGGACCGCCCCTATTCGCGCGAACAGGCCTGCTTCCCGCCCGGCGCCTTCCGCGTCGACAAATACTGGTCACCGGTCAACCGCGTCGACAATGTCTACGGCGACCGCAACCTGATCTGCACCTGCCCGCCGGTGGAAAGCTACGCCGAGGCCGCGGAATAA